Below is a window of Leptospira sp. WS4.C2 DNA.
TTGGATAGCAGCTTTTTGTGCGGCAGGACCGCCCCCGATGGCGAGTAAATCAAATCGATTGATGGACATTTGCTAAAAAAACAATACGAACGAATTGAAAAATAGCAAGCAAAATTGAAAGAACAAACCTACATTGGGTTCTTTCCATTTTTCGCCTAACAAAGTACTACATGAAATACAAAATATCTTGCTTTCGGAACTCATAGTCTCATGTTTCAGCTATCCCTATGGAATTCTTTAAAATGATCCAATCCGGGCTCATCTCCGCCTGGAAAATCCTTTCCGAAGGAATTAGAGCTAAACTTGCTTGGTTTACAGGCACCCTAATCGCCTTAACAATTCTTTTACTTTCCATCATTACCGTCCGCCAACAAACAGCCATTCTTTCGGAAAGTTATGAAAAACAAGCTGCTGTCTCCAAAAATTTTATCGCTAGTTTGGTAATGGAGATTGAGAATATATCGCAAAACTTAATCCGCATTGAAGAATTCAAATCCAGGATAGAGAGACAAAGAGAAGAACTAAAAAAATACCGAACTGCCAAAGTAGTGACCAAAAAAAAGACGGTTTCTGTATTTGGGTTTCAAACCAATCTTTTTGGATCTCTTGGAACGTCCAAAGTAGTCAAGAAGGTAGATACTTTTTTTTCCGTGTATCTAACCAAAGATGATGTGGATGTTTTGGAACGAGAGATCCGCCACCAACTAAAGGAAGCAGCCGGTAGAAATATCAGTGAAAGAGAATGGAACACTTTGGAAGGTCTTGCCTCTTCTTATGTTCGCAACGAAGAAAAATATTTAGAAGCCCAAAAACAAACACCTCCAGAAGATCCAGATGCTAAATTAAATTGGGAAACCAATCTTAAAAATCTAAAAAAAGAAATACGAAATCATAAATCACAACTAGACCTTTTCATTGCAAAGTTTTATGCTGATTCCAAAAAACGCAAACTGGAAGAGCTGGGTCTAGACACCCAACTCTTTAGAATCCAAACCTTCCCTCTATCAGCAATGATTCCAGGAGAAACTTCACTTGCTTCCTTTGATACACAAATCATCGACAATACCTCTCCCCTAGCACAAATCGATCAGTTTGATCAAATGGAGGAAAGTTTGGTGGAGTCCTTCCAACGTTTGTCAGATGTAATTTCTGCTTTAGACGAAGATGCAAAACAATATGTCTATGAATGGGAAGACAGAGAAATTCAAGCATTACATTCTCCACTTTTCCGTCACCAAAACTCTACAACACGTGCTTTCCATTTAGTTAGCGTACAATCGAAATTAGGCGACTACCGGGAAGTCATCAAAGAGGACTACCGAATCACAAACGAACTTTCGGAACTCATTCCCAAATTAAGAGAACGCATCCAATTCTTAAAAAATGCGAAACCACCCATTCCTCCTGCCAAGGACAAACTATTTACTAGTTTTTATAAATCCTATAAGGAACTCATTGAAGCAAGAGACCAGATCTTTGATGCGGTAACCACAAACTACCCAATCCCTCCAGAAAATTGGGAAAAAATTGAATCCTTAAGGAGTTTACGTGATGTGGCCTTGGAAGATTGGATTTTGATGAAATTCAAAACCGATCCCACCGAATACGAACGTTATTACCAAGATCCGGAATCTAGAGAAACACAAAGGAACCGATGGAAGGCCATTCGAAAATGGATTGTTACTGCTGAACAAGAAACTCCCACAAAAGAATTAAAAAGACTTTTTCCAGATGGAAGTTTTGGCCACTCCCGAAGTGAATCAGAAGAAATTATGTGGAAGTTGGATGGAACCCATCTTTTGGAATCGGAAAATGTTCCAAACTTGGTATTACGTGATAATTTTTCAGGACTCATTCGAACCCTTGTAGATAGGACAGATGGTATACGAGCCATCAAAGACAACAGAAATCAAATTGTGCTTTCTGCCATTACGATCTGTTTGGTGGCGATTCTATTTGCTATTTTTATCTCGGGTGTGGTAGTTC
It encodes the following:
- a CDS encoding adenylate/guanylate cyclase domain-containing protein, which produces MIQSGLISAWKILSEGIRAKLAWFTGTLIALTILLLSIITVRQQTAILSESYEKQAAVSKNFIASLVMEIENISQNLIRIEEFKSRIERQREELKKYRTAKVVTKKKTVSVFGFQTNLFGSLGTSKVVKKVDTFFSVYLTKDDVDVLEREIRHQLKEAAGRNISEREWNTLEGLASSYVRNEEKYLEAQKQTPPEDPDAKLNWETNLKNLKKEIRNHKSQLDLFIAKFYADSKKRKLEELGLDTQLFRIQTFPLSAMIPGETSLASFDTQIIDNTSPLAQIDQFDQMEESLVESFQRLSDVISALDEDAKQYVYEWEDREIQALHSPLFRHQNSTTRAFHLVSVQSKLGDYREVIKEDYRITNELSELIPKLRERIQFLKNAKPPIPPAKDKLFTSFYKSYKELIEARDQIFDAVTTNYPIPPENWEKIESLRSLRDVALEDWILMKFKTDPTEYERYYQDPESRETQRNRWKAIRKWIVTAEQETPTKELKRLFPDGSFGHSRSESEEIMWKLDGTHLLESENVPNLVLRDNFSGLIRTLVDRTDGIRAIKDNRNQIVLSAITICLVAILFAIFISGVVVQKIRKIIRSAEDVGQGNLHVHFDDGGNDEFGNLTVALNQMVSGLKEREKMRGVLGSMVDPVVVGEALKDLEKLKQGSEKIITAFFSDIAGFSAISEKLNSKELANLLNEYLSAMTIILKHHDGVLDKYIGDAIVGIFNAPLDVENHCLKAVSASVEMRDKLEVLKEGWKTNNKYIPEAHTMKFRIGLNMGYAKVGFMGTDALASYTMMGDTVNLAARLEAAGKDYGVCILVSEFVHDEVKDHFFTRKLDIVRVKGKTKPVTLFEVRTKKGDETEADHKLVEAYESALFSYLNRKFEEAGKKFYTILTSTGDEACKLLWERCQYYLETPPEPDWDGAFTRTKK